In a genomic window of Deltaproteobacteria bacterium:
- the larC gene encoding nickel pincer cofactor biosynthesis protein LarC: MSSPPPRPPERLAYFDCFSGVSGDMTLGALIEVGLDFEELSEILAGLGLTGYTIAANRVTKHHLTGTKVDIRLTSPQPHRTYPDIVSLITAAPLPPPVQELSQAIFRCLAEAEARVHQQAVEQVHFHEVGAVDSILDVVGVAYGFWALDLNQIYASALPLGQGLIRCAHGLLPNPAPATLLLLNGVPVYGTEINAELVTPTGAAILKGASARFGPCPALTVEQVGYGAGTLDLPSQPNLLRLLVGRPTVTPALGHTERVLVMETHIDDLPPELYEHLMAALFAAGALDVAYAPLQMKKNRPGIRLTVIAPLARRGEIIETLFLESTTLGVRLMEVERVVAQRWSDTIDTPYGPLPVKVTEIRGQRRLLPEYEACRQMAQKHHLPLLEVYRLIPSSI, translated from the coding sequence ATGTCAAGCCCCCCACCCCGGCCTCCTGAGCGACTGGCCTACTTTGACTGCTTTTCCGGGGTGAGCGGGGACATGACCCTGGGGGCCTTGATCGAGGTCGGTCTTGATTTTGAGGAATTGTCCGAGATCTTAGCGGGGCTGGGACTTACCGGTTATACCATTGCTGCTAACCGGGTGACCAAACATCACCTGACCGGCACCAAAGTTGATATCCGGTTGACCTCTCCGCAACCCCACCGGACCTATCCAGACATTGTCAGCCTGATTACCGCCGCACCCTTGCCGCCACCGGTCCAGGAATTAAGCCAGGCGATCTTTCGTTGTCTGGCTGAAGCCGAGGCCCGGGTGCATCAGCAAGCCGTGGAGCAGGTGCACTTTCATGAAGTGGGGGCGGTGGACTCGATTCTGGATGTCGTGGGAGTGGCCTATGGCTTCTGGGCTTTGGATTTAAACCAGATATATGCCTCGGCCCTGCCTCTGGGCCAGGGGCTGATCCGCTGCGCCCATGGGCTGCTGCCCAATCCCGCCCCCGCCACCCTGCTGTTGCTAAACGGCGTGCCGGTCTATGGCACGGAAATTAATGCCGAACTGGTCACTCCCACCGGAGCTGCCATTTTAAAGGGAGCTTCGGCCCGGTTTGGCCCCTGTCCAGCCCTGACCGTCGAACAAGTAGGCTACGGAGCCGGCACTCTGGATTTGCCCTCGCAGCCCAATCTGTTGCGTTTACTGGTGGGGCGGCCGACTGTAACCCCGGCCCTGGGACACACCGAGCGGGTGCTGGTGATGGAGACCCATATTGATGATCTGCCGCCGGAATTATATGAACATCTGATGGCCGCCCTGTTTGCCGCCGGCGCGCTCGATGTGGCCTACGCGCCGCTCCAGATGAAAAAAAACCGGCCGGGCATCCGGCTGACGGTAATCGCGCCGCTGGCCCGCCGAGGGGAGATCATCGAGACCCTGTTTCTGGAATCCACCACCCTGGGAGTGCGGCTCATGGAGGTGGAACGGGTGGTCGCCCAACGCTGGAGCGATACTATTGACACCCCTTACGGTCCCCTGCCGGTAAAGGTGACCGAAATCAGGGGGCAACGTCGTCTTTTGCCCGAATACGAGGCCTGCCGCCAAATGGCCCAGAAACATCATCTGCCGCTGCTCGAGGTCTATCGGCTCATTCCATCGAGTATTTGA